A window of the Streptomyces finlayi genome harbors these coding sequences:
- a CDS encoding glycoside hydrolase family 6 protein, whose product MSRTSRTPLRRSRTALIAAGALVAAAAGTAAAAVPSATAAAGCTVDYKIQNQWNGGLTSAVTVTNNGAAVNAWQLEWSFAAGERVSQGWNATVTQSGTAVTAKNVSYNGSLATGASASFGFNASGSGNSTVPATFKLNGVTCNGGPTDPTDPTDPTDPPTGDRVDNPYVGADVYVNPEWSAKAAAEPGGSRVANEPTAVWLDRIAAIEGVNGGMGLRDHLDAALAQKGAGELVVQLVIYNLPGRDCAALASNGELGPTEIGRYKTEYIDPISAILADPKYAGLRIVNTVEIDSLPNLVTNTGSRPTATPACDVMKANGNYVKGVGYALNKLGDAPNVYNYIDAGHHGWIGWDDNFAPSADTFKAAATAEGATVNDVHGFITNTANYSALKEENFSINDSVNGTSVRQSKWVDWNRYTDELSFAQGFRTKLASIGFNSGIGMLIDTSRNGWGGTARPAGPGATTSVDTYVDGGRYDRRIHMGNWCNQSGAGLGERPQAAPEPGIDAYVWVKPPGESDGSSKAIPNDEGKGFDRMCDPTYTGNPRNGNSMTGSLANAPVSGHWFSAQFQELMKNAHPAL is encoded by the coding sequence ATGAGCCGCACGAGCCGCACCCCCCTCCGCAGATCACGCACCGCCCTCATAGCGGCGGGAGCGCTGGTCGCCGCCGCGGCGGGCACCGCCGCCGCAGCAGTACCGTCCGCGACGGCCGCCGCAGGATGCACCGTCGACTACAAGATCCAGAACCAGTGGAACGGCGGCCTCACCAGCGCCGTGACCGTCACCAACAACGGTGCCGCGGTCAACGCCTGGCAGCTGGAGTGGTCGTTCGCCGCCGGCGAGCGGGTCTCCCAGGGCTGGAACGCCACCGTGACGCAGAGCGGCACCGCCGTCACCGCGAAGAACGTCTCGTACAACGGTTCGCTGGCCACGGGCGCCTCCGCCTCCTTCGGCTTCAACGCCAGCGGCAGCGGAAACAGCACCGTGCCCGCGACGTTCAAACTGAACGGCGTCACCTGCAACGGCGGCCCGACGGACCCCACGGACCCCACGGACCCGACCGACCCGCCGACCGGTGACCGCGTCGACAACCCGTACGTGGGCGCCGACGTCTACGTGAACCCGGAGTGGTCGGCGAAGGCCGCGGCCGAGCCCGGTGGCTCCCGGGTGGCCAACGAGCCCACCGCCGTCTGGCTCGACCGCATCGCCGCCATCGAGGGCGTCAACGGCGGAATGGGTCTGCGCGACCACCTGGACGCGGCCCTCGCCCAGAAGGGCGCCGGCGAACTCGTCGTCCAGCTCGTCATCTACAACCTGCCAGGACGGGACTGCGCGGCGCTCGCCTCCAACGGCGAGCTCGGACCCACCGAGATCGGCCGGTACAAGACCGAGTACATCGACCCGATCTCGGCGATCCTCGCTGATCCCAAGTACGCCGGACTGCGCATCGTCAACACGGTCGAGATCGACTCACTGCCCAACCTCGTCACCAACACCGGCAGCCGTCCCACCGCAACCCCGGCCTGCGACGTCATGAAGGCCAACGGCAACTACGTCAAGGGCGTCGGCTACGCACTCAACAAGCTCGGCGACGCACCCAACGTCTACAACTACATCGACGCCGGACACCACGGCTGGATCGGCTGGGACGACAACTTCGCCCCGTCGGCCGACACGTTCAAGGCGGCGGCCACCGCCGAAGGCGCCACGGTGAACGACGTGCACGGATTCATCACCAACACCGCCAACTACAGCGCGCTGAAGGAGGAGAACTTCTCCATCAACGACTCCGTCAACGGAACGTCGGTGCGGCAGTCGAAGTGGGTGGACTGGAACCGCTACACGGACGAACTGTCCTTCGCCCAGGGGTTCCGCACCAAGCTGGCCTCGATCGGCTTCAACTCCGGCATCGGCATGCTGATCGACACCTCGCGCAACGGCTGGGGCGGCACCGCCAGGCCCGCCGGCCCCGGAGCGACCACCAGCGTCGACACCTACGTCGACGGCGGCCGCTACGACCGTCGCATCCACATGGGCAACTGGTGCAACCAGTCCGGAGCCGGCCTCGGCGAACGGCCGCAGGCCGCACCGGAGCCCGGCATCGACGCCTACGTCTGGGTGAAGCCCCCGGGTGAGTCGGACGGCTCCAGCAAGGCGATCCCGAACGACGAGGGCAAGGGCTTCGACCGGATGTGCGACCCGACGTACACGGGTAACCCCCGTAACGGCAACAGCATGACCGGCTCGCTGGCGAACGCCCCCGTCTCCGGACACTGGTTCTCCGCCCAGTTCCAGGAGCTCATGAAGAACGCCCACCCGGCGCTCTAA
- a CDS encoding VanZ family protein has translation MLVATIVGLVAFSVVLAHVTLTPSPASEDLVRSNLRPGRSLRQYAEDYTFLAACKQAGGNLLLGMPFGVLLPILVARKLRMIRMVLLTVGVMVIVELVQGALVAGRAFDVDDVILNTTGALIGYLLVGRRISHRYHTLGEASPAAEAAPAVDGPDSSKAGVRGVDEAGTKTRTKPRLKPFLKPRGRTGKGRSASAPARVRELITRLRNRGPGKGAGAPRPGRRRR, from the coding sequence ATGCTTGTGGCGACGATTGTCGGACTGGTCGCCTTCTCCGTCGTCCTGGCCCATGTGACGCTCACCCCGTCACCTGCCTCCGAAGACCTCGTGCGCTCGAACCTGCGGCCCGGCCGGTCACTCCGGCAGTACGCGGAGGACTACACCTTCCTCGCCGCCTGCAAGCAGGCGGGCGGCAATCTGCTGCTGGGCATGCCGTTCGGCGTGCTGCTGCCGATCCTGGTGGCGCGCAAACTGCGGATGATCCGCATGGTGCTCCTGACCGTGGGGGTCATGGTGATCGTCGAACTCGTGCAGGGCGCACTCGTCGCCGGCCGGGCGTTCGACGTCGATGACGTGATCCTCAACACGACCGGAGCCCTGATCGGATACCTGCTGGTGGGCCGCAGGATCAGCCACCGCTATCACACGCTCGGCGAGGCGTCCCCGGCAGCGGAGGCGGCACCGGCCGTCGATGGACCGGACTCCTCGAAGGCGGGCGTCAGGGGAGTGGACGAGGCCGGGACCAAGACACGTACGAAGCCCCGGCTCAAGCCCTTTCTCAAGCCCCGGGGCAGGACCGGAAAGGGCCGGAGCGCTTCCGCCCCGGCCCGTGTCCGTGAATTGATCACCCGCCTGCGGAACCGTGGGCCGGGCAAGGGCGCAGGAGCGCCCCGGCCCGGCCGTCGTCGGCGTTAG
- a CDS encoding glycoside hydrolase family 48 protein, translating to MTAAAGTPAQAAAVQCSVDYKANDWGSGFTAELNLTNRGSARVDGWTLTYSYAGNQTLSNGWSGTWAQSGKNVTVKNASWNGAIAPGAAVSTGAQFTYSGTNAAPTGFAVNGTTCTGAHQPPIAVLTSPAAGSVFTVGDPVPLAATAAAADGATISKVEFYDDTTLLGTDTTSPYSYNASGLAAGGHSVYARAYDSQGGSAESPPAGITLVAGAAVVATPAQLGVRQSTSGTFGVSLSTAPAAPVTVSVARTAGNTGLTVTGGASLSFTPSNWSTPQKVTVSADSSGTGAAIFTVTAPGHAKAEVTVTQLAATKTYDARFLDLYGKITDPANGYFSPEGIPYHSVETLIVEAPDHGHETTSEAYSYLIWLQAMYGKITGDWTKFNGAWDTMETYMIPTHADQPTNSFYNASKPATYAPEYDSPTRYPAVLDPSATSGSDPIAGELKSAYGTDDIYGMHWIQDVDNVYGFGNTPGTCSAGPAETGPSYINTFQRGPQESVWETVTHPTCDKFTYGGKNGYLDLFTGDASYAKQWKFTNAPDADARAVQAAYWAGLWAKEQGKGSQVSATVGKAAKMGDYLRYAMFDKYFKKVGGCVGPQTCPAGTGKDSSHYLMSWYYAWGGATDTAAGWSWRIGSSHAHGGYQNPMAAYALSAVPDLKPKSATGQQDWAKSLDRQLDFYQWLQSDEGAIAGGATNSWKGSYAQPPAGTPTFHGMYYDEKPVYHDPPSNQWFGFQAWSMERVAEYYHESGDAQAKAVLDKWVDWALSETTINPDGTYRVPSTLKWTGAPDTWNASSPGANSGLHVTVADYTNDVGVAGAYARTLTYYAAKSGDAAAKTAAKALLDGMWDHYQDDAGVAVPETRADYNRFDDPVYVPGGWTGAMPNGDTIDADSTFASIRSFYKDDPNWPKVQSYLDGGAAPVFTYHRFWAQADIALALGAYGDLLE from the coding sequence ATGACCGCCGCCGCCGGCACCCCCGCCCAGGCCGCCGCAGTGCAGTGCAGCGTCGACTACAAGGCCAATGACTGGGGTTCGGGCTTCACGGCCGAACTCAACCTCACCAACCGGGGCTCGGCCCGGGTCGACGGCTGGACCCTCACCTACAGCTACGCGGGCAACCAGACGCTCAGCAACGGCTGGAGCGGCACCTGGGCCCAGTCAGGGAAGAACGTCACCGTCAAGAACGCCTCCTGGAACGGGGCCATCGCCCCGGGAGCAGCCGTATCGACGGGTGCGCAGTTCACCTACAGCGGTACGAACGCCGCTCCCACCGGCTTCGCCGTCAACGGCACCACCTGTACGGGCGCACACCAGCCGCCGATCGCCGTCCTCACCAGTCCGGCGGCCGGCTCCGTCTTCACGGTGGGCGACCCGGTGCCGCTCGCCGCGACGGCGGCGGCCGCGGACGGTGCCACCATCAGCAAGGTCGAGTTCTACGACGACACGACCCTCCTCGGCACGGACACGACCTCGCCGTACTCCTACAACGCCTCGGGGCTCGCGGCGGGCGGACACTCCGTCTACGCACGGGCTTACGACAGCCAGGGCGGATCGGCCGAGTCACCGCCCGCGGGCATCACGCTCGTGGCGGGCGCCGCCGTTGTCGCGACCCCCGCCCAACTGGGCGTCCGTCAGAGCACATCGGGGACCTTCGGCGTATCGCTCTCCACCGCGCCGGCCGCCCCCGTCACCGTCAGCGTGGCCCGGACCGCGGGCAACACCGGCCTGACCGTCACCGGCGGTGCGAGCCTCTCCTTCACCCCGTCGAACTGGTCGACGCCCCAGAAGGTGACCGTGAGCGCCGACAGCTCGGGCACGGGCGCGGCGATTTTCACCGTGACGGCCCCCGGCCATGCCAAGGCCGAGGTCACCGTCACGCAGCTGGCCGCGACCAAGACGTACGACGCGCGCTTCCTCGATCTGTACGGGAAGATCACCGACCCGGCGAACGGTTACTTCTCACCGGAGGGCATCCCCTACCACTCCGTGGAGACGCTGATCGTCGAGGCTCCCGACCACGGGCACGAGACGACATCTGAGGCGTACAGCTACCTGATCTGGCTGCAGGCGATGTACGGGAAGATCACCGGGGACTGGACGAAGTTCAACGGTGCGTGGGACACCATGGAGACGTACATGATCCCCACCCACGCCGACCAGCCCACGAACTCCTTCTACAACGCTTCCAAGCCGGCCACGTACGCACCGGAGTACGACTCGCCGACCCGGTACCCCGCCGTCCTCGACCCCTCGGCGACCTCCGGCTCCGACCCGATCGCGGGTGAGCTGAAGAGCGCGTACGGAACCGATGACATCTACGGCATGCACTGGATCCAGGACGTCGACAACGTCTACGGCTTCGGCAACACACCCGGCACCTGCTCGGCCGGACCCGCCGAGACCGGTCCCTCGTACATCAACACCTTCCAGCGCGGACCGCAGGAGTCCGTCTGGGAGACCGTCACCCATCCGACCTGCGACAAGTTCACCTACGGCGGCAAGAACGGCTACCTGGACCTGTTCACCGGGGACGCCTCCTACGCCAAGCAGTGGAAGTTCACCAACGCCCCCGACGCCGACGCGCGCGCGGTACAGGCGGCCTACTGGGCCGGACTGTGGGCCAAGGAGCAGGGCAAGGGCAGCCAGGTCTCCGCGACCGTGGGCAAGGCCGCGAAGATGGGCGACTACCTGCGCTACGCCATGTTCGACAAGTACTTCAAGAAGGTCGGCGGCTGTGTCGGACCCCAGACCTGCCCGGCGGGCACCGGCAAGGACAGCTCGCACTATCTGATGTCCTGGTACTACGCCTGGGGCGGCGCGACCGACACCGCGGCCGGCTGGTCCTGGCGCATCGGCAGCAGCCACGCCCACGGCGGATACCAGAACCCGATGGCCGCGTACGCACTGAGCGCGGTCCCCGACCTCAAGCCGAAGTCGGCCACCGGACAGCAGGACTGGGCCAAGAGCCTGGACCGGCAGCTGGACTTCTACCAGTGGCTCCAGTCCGACGAGGGGGCCATCGCGGGCGGCGCGACCAACAGCTGGAAGGGAAGTTACGCCCAGCCGCCGGCCGGAACCCCGACCTTCCACGGGATGTACTACGACGAGAAGCCCGTCTACCACGACCCGCCGTCCAACCAGTGGTTCGGCTTCCAGGCGTGGTCCATGGAACGCGTCGCCGAGTACTACCACGAGTCGGGTGACGCCCAGGCCAAGGCCGTTCTCGACAAGTGGGTCGACTGGGCCCTGTCGGAGACCACGATCAACCCGGACGGTACCTACCGGGTTCCGTCCACCCTCAAGTGGACGGGCGCGCCCGACACCTGGAACGCGTCGAGCCCCGGCGCGAACAGCGGGCTCCACGTGACCGTCGCCGACTACACCAACGACGTCGGCGTGGCCGGCGCCTATGCCAGGACGCTCACCTACTACGCGGCCAAGTCCGGTGACGCGGCGGCGAAGACCGCGGCGAAGGCACTTCTCGACGGCATGTGGGACCACTACCAGGACGACGCGGGGGTGGCCGTACCCGAGACCCGCGCCGACTACAACCGCTTCGACGACCCGGTGTACGTGCCGGGCGGCTGGACGGGTGCCATGCCCAACGGCGACACGATCGACGCCGACTCGACGTTCGCCTCCATCCGGTCGTTCTACAAGGACGACCCGAACTGGCCGAAGGTGCAGAGCTACCTGGACGGGGGAGCCGCTCCGGTCTTCACCTACCACCGGTTCTGGGCCCAGGCCGACATCGCGCTGGCTCTCGGAGCGTACGGAGACCTCCTGGAGTGA
- a CDS encoding tetratricopeptide repeat protein: MSTQDKDELLAQAARLRTEGQPERAREQLLALTTRFPDAADVAYQTAWVHDVLGLEAEAVPYYERCLQLPGLGEEDRRGAVLGLGSTYRGLGRYGQAVDTLRGGVAEFPEDGALRSFLAMALYNIGEHHEAMEILLRLVATTSTDPYVARYRRAIEHYAGDLDEST, encoded by the coding sequence ATGAGCACACAGGACAAGGACGAACTGCTGGCCCAGGCCGCACGGCTGCGCACGGAAGGACAGCCCGAACGGGCCAGGGAGCAGCTGCTCGCGCTCACCACGCGATTCCCCGACGCGGCGGATGTGGCGTACCAGACCGCCTGGGTCCATGACGTACTGGGTCTGGAGGCCGAGGCGGTTCCGTACTACGAGCGGTGCCTCCAGCTGCCCGGCCTCGGCGAGGAGGACCGCAGGGGTGCGGTCCTCGGCCTCGGCAGCACCTACCGCGGACTGGGGAGGTACGGCCAGGCGGTCGATACACTCCGCGGAGGTGTGGCGGAGTTCCCGGAGGACGGAGCCCTGCGGAGCTTCCTCGCCATGGCGCTCTACAACATCGGCGAGCACCACGAGGCGATGGAGATCCTGCTGCGCCTGGTGGCCACGACCAGCACCGACCCGTACGTGGCGCGCTACCGGCGGGCCATCGAGCACTACGCGGGGGATCTCGACGAGAGCACGTGA
- a CDS encoding DUF4389 domain-containing protein — translation MVDGQWSPGRVAGDPDEFLPVLDVIEPTRQRRLTVLLRLLLLIPHFLVLFVLYIAAVFAVIFGWFAALVLGRLPGPVFTYLEQYLGYHMRVSASEMLLVDRYPPFALTPPPDYPVQIEVRPTDLNRLAVLFRVFLMIPAAVVQALATSGWFALSFIWWVITLILGRMPRPLFDATAATLRYQMRLFAYAMMLTPAYPRGLFGDDDLSGTGRRTRSATRPLIMSGAAKGLVVLFLVCGLLSGLGSSTATWSSDGTDDFSSSVDE, via the coding sequence ATGGTGGACGGTCAGTGGAGTCCGGGCCGCGTCGCGGGAGATCCGGACGAGTTCCTTCCCGTCCTCGACGTCATCGAGCCCACACGTCAGCGCCGGCTCACCGTGCTGCTGCGTCTGCTCCTGCTGATCCCGCACTTCCTCGTGCTGTTCGTCCTCTACATCGCCGCCGTCTTCGCGGTGATCTTCGGCTGGTTCGCCGCACTCGTCCTCGGGCGGCTGCCCGGCCCCGTCTTCACCTACCTCGAGCAGTATCTCGGCTACCACATGCGGGTCTCCGCCTCCGAGATGCTGCTCGTCGACCGCTATCCGCCGTTCGCCCTCACGCCGCCGCCGGACTACCCCGTCCAGATCGAGGTGCGGCCGACGGACCTCAACCGGCTCGCCGTCCTCTTCCGCGTCTTCCTCATGATTCCGGCGGCGGTCGTACAGGCGCTCGCGACGAGCGGCTGGTTCGCGCTGTCGTTCATCTGGTGGGTCATCACGCTGATCCTGGGCCGCATGCCCCGGCCGCTCTTCGATGCGACCGCGGCGACGCTGCGCTACCAGATGCGCCTTTTCGCCTACGCCATGATGCTCACCCCGGCCTACCCCCGGGGCCTCTTCGGCGACGACGACCTCTCCGGCACGGGCCGGCGGACACGCTCCGCGACCAGACCGCTGATCATGAGCGGCGCCGCGAAGGGCCTGGTCGTTCTTTTTCTGGTGTGTGGCCTCCTGAGCGGCCTGGGCTCGTCCACGGCCACCTGGTCCTCGGACGGCACCGACGACTTCAGCTCCTCCGTCGACGAATAG